A segment of the Candidatus Pelagisphaera phototrophica genome:
TACGCACAGGGGATCGTTATGGTGCTTCACAATAACAAGCCGCTGGCCCCGATTGTGGAAGGGATCGACGTTAGATCGGATCGCGAAGTTCAAAAGTACGGAAATTACCTCTTGGATGGAAGCATGGATGAATTCGACGATGACTCCATATTGGTGTCCTCTGGGTTTGCGGGTCAGTTAGGACTTTCGGTCGGGGATGAAGTGGAAATGTATACGCCTCTGATGATGTTGAAGCTACTCGAGAGCGATGGCAGCGATGTACTTTTGCCTCGCCTCGTTAGAATTGGGGGAATCTTTCAAACCGGTTGGCAAAGAGTGGATGAGAATACGGTAATCAGCACGCTAAGGCTGATGCAGGATCTCTACAATCTTGGCGAAGGAGCACATGGGATTAGAATCGAGCTGAAGCCCGGCTTTGAGACGGAAGAAGAAGGTCGGGAAATCACAGAGTCTCTCGGTCGACCCTACTACGCTCAAACCTGGATGGATGCCAACGGAGACTACCTGTCCATCATAAAACTGGAAAAGCGAATGATGTTCTTCCTGCTGTTCATCATTGTTATCGTCGCTTCGTTTTCCATCATGTCGTCTCTCCTCACTTTTGTGATACGGAAAACTCGGGAGATCGGTCTTTTCGCCGCGATGGGCGCTACCCCGAGACAGCTAGCCGCCTGTTTTTGTTTCCAAGGAATGATTATTGGTGTGGCGGGAACACTGCTTGGCATCGGGTTTGGAAGGACACTGCTCTATTTTAGAAATGATATCACGTCGACCCTTTCATCCCTATTGAGCGTGTCAGATTCGATGAACCAGATTTACGGATTTGCTTACTTGCCCGCCCGGGTTCAGTCAGGAGACCTAATTGTCATCTCCCTGCTATCGATTTTGATAGCAACTCTGGCGGGGCTTGTGCCTGCCTACAAGGCCAGCAAGATGAACCCAGTGGAGGCATTACGAAGTGAGTAGTGAGTTGATGGAGACGAAGAACTTGGTGCGCCGCTTCAAGAGCGGTGACGAGCACATCGAAGTCTTAAGAGGAGTCGATATCTGTATCAACGAGGGAGATACCGTCAGTATTCAAGGTGAATCTGGCTGCGGGAAGTCCACTCTCCTCAACCTCATGGCGGGACTGGATCAGGCGGACGAAGGCGGTATTTTCTGGAATTCAGAGGAAATATCCAGGCACTCAAACCAAGTCCTTGCGATCAAACGCTCGTCGCTAATCGGCATGGTATTCCAGTCTTACTATTTGGTTCCGGAAATCCGCGCCCTCGAGAATGTCATGCTAGGTGGGCGCATCTCTGGAAATACCGACAATCTAGCCGAGCGATCAAAGTCTCTTCTGCAGCGAGTGGGGCTGGGTTCACGCATGTCGAGCCTGCCATCTACCTTGTCGGGGGGCGAAAGGCAGCGAGTGGCAATCGCCAGGGCGATGATTTCCGATCCTAAAGTTCTCCTGGCCGATGAACCTACTGGCAATCTCGACGAAGCCACTGGGGATTCGATCATGGACATGCTGCAAGAGCTTTGCGAAGAAAAACAGGTCAGTCTTGTCCTGGTAACGCATAGTGCGAACTACGCCGCCCGCATGGGTCGATCTTGGGTATTGAGACAGGGGATACTTGAGAAAAAATTCGGCTAAATGATAGATTGAATTACATCAAATGAAAGAGAATTTATTGAAGTGCGGAGTGATCGGTGTGGGCTATTTAGGCCAACATCACGCTCGGATCTACAGCGAGCTTGAAGGCAATGTATTGGCTGGGGTTTTTGAAAGCGATGCTGATCGGGCTAGAGAGATCAGCGAGCGGCATCAATGCCCAGTGTTTTCCACGATTGAAGAGTTAGCGGAAACCTGTGACGCTATTAGTGTCGTTGTGCCAACGGACAAACATTACGAAGTGGCGGTACCCTTGTTAAAGGCGGGATGTCATCTCCTAATTGAAAAGCCAATCTGTGAAACAGTCGAGCAGGCGACTGAGATTCTTGCCGCGGCGAATGGAGCAAATGCTCTTGTTCAAGTAGGGCATATCGAACACTTCAATCCAGTCATGAGCTACCTCGAAGAGGTGGTCACGAACCCCAAATACATTACGGCGGAACGATTAGCTCCCTATCAGCCACGAGGAACCGAAGTGGGCGTTGTCTTGGATCTAATGATACACGATATCGGGGTGGTTCTGCAACTGGTAGGCTCGGAACCTGTGGATGTGAGGAGTGTTGGCGTTAGTGTGCTTTCTAAAACCGAGGACATTGCCAATGCTAGGATAGAGTTCGCAAATGGTTGCGTGGCTAACTTGAATGTAAGTCGCGTAAGCTCCAAAAAAGTTCGAGAGATTCGCGTATTTCAGTCCACCGGCTACCTGTCTCTTGATTTCATGAATCAAGCTGGCCACCACGTGGCGGTAGGGTTAGAGGGTCTAAGCAAGAACGAAGTGCCCATCGAAAAAGGCGAGCCACTTAAGTTGGAACTGGCATCTTTCGTTGAAAGCGTGAAAAACCGAAAGGATCCAAAAGTGGGTGGCGAATTGGGTAAAACCGCGCTTGACCTAGCGATTCAGATCACGAGTCAGATACGCAAGACGATGGATTAGGCCTATATCCCCATGCCCACCGATCCGCTAGTTTTATCTTCATTTCCGTTTCCGGCTCCCACTGGCAGCAATGTGGATGTGCTCATTGTTGCGGGAGAGCATTCTGGCGACGAGCATGCAGCAAGAATGGTAAGCGCCGCACTGAAGAGGAACCCGACATTGAAAGTTGCCGCACTGGGAGGTGTAAACCTGAAAAGCGCTGGAGCAGAGTTGATCTGCGACATGATGCCCTACGCCATTGTGGGAATTTTTGAAGTGCTGAAGCACTACAGCGAGCTGAAAAAGTTGCACGATGAGATTGTGAACTGGATCTTGAAGTATCGCCCGAGAGCGGTATGTTTCGTCGACTATCCCGGGTTGAATCTCAGGTTGGCAAAAAAGTTGGCGGAGCACGGTGTTACGACAAAGTCCGGCGGGGACATTCGACTGCTCTACTACATTAGTCCGCAAGTTTGGGCTTGGAAGGCCAAGCGCAGATTTGAAATGGCAGGGCTAATTGACACGCTGGGAGTCATCTTTCCGTTTGAAGTGGAAACCTTCGAAGACACGGGACTAGAGACAACTTTTGTTGGCCATCCGTTTCTTGCAGAGAACTACCAACTCCCCACGACCTATGATGCCGATGGTGACGTTTTATTACTACCTGGGAGTAGGTCTGGAGCTATTGGGAGAATCGCCCCAGTCATGTTTCAGGCGTTTGGGGAACTGCTTAGGGATCAAAATGATGCTCGTGCGAAATGTATATACGCGAGCGATACCCTTAAAGAATTATTAGAATCCATACTAAGTCAATATGGCGATTTGAAAGAGCGAATCGAGCTCGTGCCAAACAGTACGGTGGTAAAAGCGAGCTCCGTTCTAACAAGTTCAGGAACGATGTCCCTGAACTGCGCCTTATCAGGGATACCGGGAGCAGTTGTATATCGCGTCCACCCGCTTACCTATCTGTTTGGGAAAATGGTGCTTAAGATTCCCTATATCGGAATTGCGAATATACTTTTGCACCAGGCATTTTATCCTGAGTTCATTCAAGGGGCTGCAAAGGCGAGAGTTCTAGCTGACGAACTGCTCAATTGCCTGAACAATGCGAGCCGGATAGAGCAAACCAGTGAATTGAGCGGGAAACTGCGAACAATCCTAGACAAGCCAGCGAGTGGTGGAGCAGGAGCATGGCTCAATAAAAACGTTTCGAGGTAACGAAGTTAGGCCTTCTTTTCCAGTAGCAATTGGACTTGCCCACGAATGACATTGGGGCCGACCACGCCTGTATGGCGCTGATGGACTTTACCTTCTTGATCTAGAATTACAATCGTCGGAATATAGCGTATCGGTCCGAAGGCTTGATCCAGGCTCTCGTTGTTTCTTGCGATATCGTAATTGATCTTGTTGGTTGTAATGAAATGTTCGATACTCTTATATGCTTCGTCTACCGAGACACCTATGATTTCAATTTCGTCCTTCGAAAAATCATTTCTCAGCGCTACTAGGGTAGGAATCTCTTCACGGCAGGGAGCACACCAAGTCGCCCAATAAACGATCAGCGTAACCTTGCCTTTGCAGGAGTCGCTATTGATTTCCAGGCCATCTATGGTCTTGGCCTGCCAGGTCACCTGCTCGAGTTCTCCCATGACCTGGGCACTCTTTCTCGGAGCGGTCGAATCACTGGTTCCCCCCGTGGCAAAATCGGTTACGACGCACAGAGGGCATCTGTCCGTACCCATGCTCAAGCCTAGGTAAGCGGCAATAGCGCCTATCAAAAGGAGAGTTGACCAGTTTCGCTTAAGAAATTCCATAATCTACGGAAAGACCCATCAAGGACTAATCTTAGAACGGCTGTTGCACCAAAGTGATTTCATGGGATGATCGACATCCGATTTGGAGGGAACCTTTCTGAGACTCGAATTTTTGGGAAAACAGTGTCCTAATTGAATATCGACTCCCCTGAGTAGCGACTAAAGAATATCCCCCAGCGTTCCATAGAGTGGGGCAAAGTTCTCTTTTCGCGACCAGCCTTGCTCACCATTGGGAAGCTCGACCTTCATCCAGCCGAGAAACGTTTTCGTGACCAGGCAAACGGAGCCTTCGGGCAAGGGGGATTGAATTTGCTCGACCTCTAAATCTGTAGGCACGCTTTTGAGCTGGCCTACATTGATGACGACCATGGCTTCCGGATTGGCAAGAAGTCCGTACTCAGCTCGTGCCCAGTTTGATCCAAAAACAAGAGCGACCGCAAAGAGGCCTATCGCTGCGAAGGTAAATCGAATCCGTTTCCTTTGGGGGAAATAGGCGAAGGCGACCCAACCGGCAAATGCCAGTGCCGCGACAACCATGGAAAGATAAGTCGCTTTCTCCCATTCCGCTGGGGTTAAGATTGAAATGTAGGCCATGAGTCCATCGCCCTTAACGAGTCGAGCGAGAGTGGGATAGTACCCGCCGCTTTTGCTAAGGCCTACCTTCAGGTTCCATCTAAGTTCGGGCGAATCCGTCTCTAGCAGGAAGGCAGAGGTCCAATAAGCGATCGCTTCGCCCCACCTTTCTTCTTGGGCAGCCGCCAGGCCCAAATTGTGCCGGAGGGTCCAGTCGTTTGGATTAGAATTGAGCTCCGAAAGCCAGGAGGACGAGGCTTTCGAAAAGGCGGCTTCGTTGTAATGGTCCAGTCCTTCGTTGGATAAGCCATCCAAGGTCGGAACCAGCACCGCAATCGCGGCGATTGAGCCGAACCAGGCTCCACTAGAAAAAAGCCGGCGGACTGAGATTCCCGGCTGACGAAGTTGGCTGAGAAGATCTCTAAGCTCTGATTGCCATTCTTTGAAGGAGGGGGCACGCTTTCCAAACAGCATTTTATCGGAATTCTGCCAGAGTGTTTTCCATCGCGTCGCTTGCTCGATGCCAGATTTTTCAGATACGGCTTTTTCAATATCCGTGGAAGAGGGTTCCTCTATTTCGATTTCCCAGAATTCCCGTACCGCGGCCCTCCAAGCAAGTTGCGCTTCCCGCTTTGCTGGTTCCGCATCGTCAAGTGCCATTGTGGTCTGTTTCAACTGTTTGAAAGCTCTTCGCCTCTGTTTGTTTGGGTCTAAAGAGAGGGAGCGGATCAAGGCGATTAAAGCCCAGAGAAGGGCGGGGGTCGCGAAAGAAAAGGCGAGATAGCCAAGTTTTACGCCACCTTTTGGAATCGAGCCTTGAGCCGACTGTCCGAGGGGGCTGCTCAATAATTCAACTGGCTTGGTCAAGAGATTCACTCCGCTTGGGTCGAGCTCGAACGGAAGCGAATCGCCCGGTTTCGGTCTGCTGGTCGTAGGTTCTGTTGAGGGAGCGCTCAAGTCATTGGGATCGTTTTGGGAAACGAGGGGATTTACCACGACCGTTTTTGCCGGGATGTTTATGCTCTCATAGCGGTCGGTTTTGGGATTGAAGAAACTGAACTCGATGGGTCCAAGCTCGAAATCGCCTTCTTTCGTGGGAATCAGAACGATATCCTCAGAAAGACTTCCTTCGAAAGGCGAGTCTTCCGAAACTTCCTTGTTCACGTTCGGTTGGATGGACCTGAAACTTGCGGATACATTACGGGGCTTTAGCCCGAATCCTTGGGGCCAGTTTCCCGTCCCGCTAAGTTTCAAGGTCCAAGTTACCGGTTCTCCAACCTGCACGATTTCGGGAATCACCTTGGATTCAAACTGGAACTGACCCACCGCACCCGTGAAGGATGTGGGCTCTCCTGTAGGAAGGGGTTTTATGCTAAGTTGAAGCGTTTCCGATTCAATATTGTAGTTATCAACAACTGGATCATCAAAGATAAATCCCCTCCGGCGTCCAACGACCATGGATACCGTCTGGTTTACTTTGGGCAGTTTAATGTCTCCGCTCCGAGTGGCCATGGCGGGAGTTTCGAACAGCACTGCGGAGTAGTCGAAATTTCGGTACTTGAAATTGGTCGAGCGATGACTTTCGAAGCCCTTGGTGACCACGCCGATGGGATTCCATTGGGGTAAAGAAATGTCGTTTAAACGATTCTGGTAGTCCTGCCGGACTCCAAGTACGTAGCGCAGCGTAAAGATTTCCCCTTCGTGGATGGAATCATCGGTAACGCTGAGCTCGCTTTTGAAAATATCGTCAGGCTTCATGCCGGTGTTTCCAAGCGTCGCTTCAATCACCTCGAAACTAGCAGCTTCTACACTGATGTTTCCCTTGTCGGTTCGCACGCTGAAGGAAGGGATCGTGACTGTTCCTTCGCTCGTTGGAGAGACGCGAAATTCGAGAATCAGTTTCTGAACAACCCTCGAATTAAATATGTTCATCGAACTGCTTTGACCGACCTGAGTGAAACTGACGCCGGGCACGTTAGGAAGATCGACATTTCCGTCCGGTGAACAGCCTTCGAAATGGAGTTGAAGGCTATTCGCTTTCCCTTGCTGCAGCGTTCCCGAAGCGGGTGTCCAAGTGACACTTTGCGCGAAAAGAGTGGACGCGGTCGTAAATACTCCGAAGAGCACGATTGCGAAGAGTTTTAAGTATGAGCGGTTCATCACCAATCCTTTTTTAGCTTTTGAGGGGGTGGCGCGTTTTCATCGCGTTCCGCATTCTGCAGCATCATGTGCAGGGCCCCAGGCTTGTCTTGCTGCTTGAGCTGTTCCAGTTGTTGAAGAGTCATTGCCTGTTTGGCTGACCTTGGAGGCAGTTGCTGCTCGGTTCCTCCGACTTGAGTTTGTTCCTCCTTCGGTTGTTGGTCTAGCTGTGGCGTTTCTTCAGATTCATTCATGTCGCCTAAAGATTCACTTTGCTGTTGCTGTTGTTGCTCGCCTTCTTGCTCGCCGGTTTGAGACTGCTCTTCACCGCTTTCGTTCTCTTGTGGCTCCTGATTCTCTTCACTTGGTTGATCTGAATTCTCTTGTTCCTGAGAATCTGAGTCCTCCCCGTTTTGTTCAGAGTCAGAATTTGGTTCCCCCGATTCATTCGGGTCTTCGGAATTCTCTGATTGGTCCTGATCTTGGTTTTCCTGATCCTGCTGTTGCTCTTCGGGCGGCTTTTCCAGTAGTTTTTCTAGTTCTTCTCTTAGCATTACCCAGTCTGTCTGCAGCGGATTAATGGAGTGGCCAGCATCAACTGCATGAATCCCATCCCAGATGGAGGGATCGGGAATTCTCTGACCTTGTTGCATCGCGGATTGTCCAAGTTGCAATGTCATTTGGGCAAACTGCTCGTAGTCGGAAGGCTCGTGGGCTTCCTTTTCGGCGATGGAAGCAATGACGTCGCCCAAAGTTGGACCGCTCTCCTCTGCCTGAGGAGTGGCAGTTGGCGTGTTTTGCAAGGGCGCGGCAACCTGCCCCGAAGCCCCGAAAGCGAAAGACAGCGAAATAAAAATAGAATAGATATTCCTAAAAATTAAAGGGCTAAAAGTCATTGGTTAAGGGGAGTTCTCGTTCGAACGACTCTTGGTTTAGGTGTGAATGGAAATTCTCGATACAGGGATATCAAGATGAGCAGAAGTCCGGGAGCTAAAAATATCTGATACCTCTCTATGTGAACAGACTGAGAAGTGGTTCCGGTTTCTCCGGTTTTCCCGCGTTTAACCGTTTCCTCAATGAGCGAAGCAAGGTCTACCCAGACATTTGCTTCCCGGAAAACTCCTCCTGTTTTATCTGCGAGTGATTGCAGGGTAGCAGACTCGAGCTTGGTGAGCACGACAGCCCCCGCTTGGTCCTTATGGTAGCCCCCCTCTTCCGCGGGGATGAGTCCCCCATCTCGAGTGCCGAACCCGAGACAGACTGCCTGCACATTTTGCTCATTCAGTTCGTCTACATAACTTGTCCAGTCCTGGTTAAGGCTCTCGCCATCGCTGATCACTATGAGAAAGCGGTCGGCCTCGCTGTCCGATTGCCGAAAGGAATCGAGAGTCGTCTCCAGCATAGCCCCATAGTTGGTGCCGCCCTGGGGAATGAAATTGGGGTTCAAATCTCTCAGGAAACCGCGGAGTATTTGGTAGTCGGGACTCATCGGGCTTTGGAGAAAAGCGGTTCCGGCAAAGACGATCAGGCCAACGCTCTCTCCCTGTAAATTGTCGAGCAAGCTTTCCACGACTAGTTTAGCTCTTTCAAGTCGGTTGGGTTTGATGTCTCCAGCTAGCATGCTCTTGGACAAATCCATAGCAATTATCACCTCGCGGGAACGCTTGAAAACCTCCTTGTGTATTTCACCCCATTGGGGCCGAGCGAGTGCGATTATAACGAAAACCAATCCAATGAGAAACAGCCATTTGGATGGTTGGCTCAGACCGGATTTAATCTCGGAAACACCTGCGAAAGTGGCCTTGACTCGTTTAACCTTAGAGCGATTGGAGAGTGAAACAATCCTTTTTCTGAATACGATATTAGCTAGTATTCCTAGGACGGGAATCGCTAGCGCAAAAAGGTAGAGCTCTTGTCCAAAAGTCAACTTAGGACCTCCTTTCGATTCATCGCCCCAATCGCTAGCGCTCCAAAAAGCATGACGCCTGCTGCGATCGAGAAATAGGGAAAAAGCTCAGTGGTCACACTGTACTGATGTGACTCAAACTCAATCTTGCTGTTTTTGTCTATAGAGTCGAAAGCGTCCTTAATTGTATTGGAATTATCGGCACGATGAAATTCTCCGGTAGTAATTCTGGAGATTTCCTTCAAGGTTGGTTCGTCCGTTTGAGAGGGTACGCGTACCGTTCCGATTCGCTCTCCCTTGGCGTTGAGGCGAGGCATGGAGACGATTCCATCCCGTCCGGCCCCTATTGTGTAAACGCGAATGCCGTTTTCTGCAGCTAATTCCGCAGCCGCAATAGGCTCGATAGAACCCGCGGTATTGGCCCCATCGGTAAGGAGAATGATGAAAGCGCCTTCGCGTTCTCCGGAACGTTCTTTGGTTCCCTCTTGCAGCCTAGATAGTGCAACGCCTATGCCGTCTCCAATAGCAGTTCCATCTTCAATCAAACCAATAGCTAGACGACTCGTCTGACTCGAAAGCCAGCGATGGTCAAACGTGAGCGGAGCCACGGTGTACGCCTGTCCTGCAAAAGCGACGAGACCTATGCGATCGTTGTCGCGTTTGTTGATGAATGCGCTTAAAACCGGTTTAACTGCTTGCAGGCGATTGATACTCTTCAAGCCGTCCTTGTAGTCTTCATACAGCATCGAACTTGAAAGGTCCAATACCAGCATGATGTCGTAGCCTTTGCTTTTGGTCTGCCGTTCGAAATCGAGAATCTGGGGTCGGGCCAGCGATATTACAATTAAAGCAGCCCCTGCGAACCCGAAGAATGAGGACAACTTCGAGCCTCCTGCAAAAACAGAACGCTGCCAATTTCCAGCAAAAGGTAGAACCAGAGCAGCCGATGCCCGCCGACTGCACAATATCCAGATAACCGGAAGAGCAATCAGAGCTAAAAGCCACCATGGATCCACTAATGCAAATTCGTCCATAACTTCCAAAGTCAGCCTCGCCCAAAGCGTAGAGCACGTTTCTGAAAGAGCTTCACAACTGTATCAAGAGCGTCCTCACCCGCCTGTAAGGTAAGTCGATCTGAATCGACTGGAAACAGTTTTTTGAAATGGGAATCACGATCACGGTTCCATTTCTCGTGCGCTGCTTTCTGAGCCACTGATTTGCCATTCAGATTAAAAAGTCTGCCGGAAACGGGATCGTATACCGCTTGCTCCCCACGGTTGGGCAACGCTCGCTCCCATGGGTCCTCAATTCGAAATCCAACCGGTTGGTAGCGTTTTTTTATGACGTTCCATCCTTCCGGTTGATCATGATCAGGAAAATCGCTTAGCCAGACAAAAATGCTGTGACGGGGCACCGCTCTCAGGAGATACTTCCAAGGTACTACCGCCCGTTGAGGACCGAGGACATCCGGTGGCGGCTTTCCCAGCAAAGTCGCAGCGGTGTGTAGAACCCGGCCGCGGCCCGCCGAGCTCTTGGTGAATTCATAGCCAGTCGGCGAGGCGTACAAAAGAGAAACCCGGTCACCATTCACGGCGCTCAGAAGCATTAAAAGGCTCGAAAGCTCCAAGAGGGCTTCGCGTTTGGATCGTTCGCCAGAGCCAAACTGGAGCGAAGGAGTATCCTCAAAAAGCAGTACCAGTGTAACTTCACGCTCTTCAACGAACTTCTTCCGGTAGGGTTCGCCCAGTCGAGCGGTCACGTTCCAGTCAATGTCCCTGACATCATCCCCGTACTCGTATTTGACGACCTGATCAAACTCCATTCCTTTGCCTCGGAAAGAAGATTTGTATTCGCCGCTCAATACGCTCGCTACAGCGTGCCGCACCCGCCACTCAAGTTTCCGCAGCATTGCGATCGAAGAGGACAGACTTTCGAAGGTATCCGAAATTTGGCTTTCTGTCTGGCTCATTCTTCGAGAAGCTTACGCGAACGAATTAGTAGGCAGTGGAGTTCTATCTAGGACAATCTTGAGTGCGTCGTCGGGGGTGATTTCCTCTGCCTCGGCTTCGTAGGTCAATCCAACCCGGTGGCGCATGGCGTCGAGGAACACGTCCTTGATAATCGACGGAGACACGTGGTCCTGCCCACGTAGCCAAGCAAGGGCACGACCGGCTTGGTACAGACTCAACGACGCTCTCGGGGACGCGCCATAGGAAAGGTATTTCTGTTCCGGGTTTTCACCCTCTGCCATTCTCCGCGTCGCTCGTACCAGCTTTAGAATATAAGACTGTATCTCCTCCGACACATGGATCTGATCCACTTCTTCGCGAATCTCCAGCAGTTCCTCACCACTCGACACCGCCTTCAGTTCAGGCTGACGAGTCACTTGCCCCCAGCGTTTCATCATTTCAAACTCTTCCGCCTGTTCCGGATAGTCGACGATCAGCTTGAAGAGGAATCGGTCTCGTTGCGCTTCGGGCAGCGGGTAGGTACCCTCTTGCTCAACCGGATTCTGAGTGGCCATGACAAAGAAGGGCTTGGGAAGGGCCTGCGACTCTCCGCCGATGGTCACTTGCTTTTCCTGCATTGCCTCAAGCAGGGCACTCTGCACTTTAGCGGGGGCACGGTTGATCTCGTCCGCTAAAAGCATATTAGCGAAGACAGGGCCACGGTGGGGCACAAACTGTCCGTCCTTTGGCTGGAAGATCATCGTTCCCACCACGTCGCTTGGCAGGAGATCGGGGGTGAACTGTATGCGCTCAAATTGCATGCCGAGGGCGGTCCCAAGGCTTTTGATGAGAAGTGTCTTGGCCAGTCCTGGCATGCCTTCCAACAGGACATGCCCATTTGCAAGCAGAGCGACGAGCATTCGCTCGATCACAATCTCCTGTCCAATCACAGCGGTTCCAACTTCGTTTCTAATTCGTTCAGCCCAGTTGCTCATATGGGTTTTTTGCCTTGAGAATTTTGGAGGGTTATCGGTCGTTTCATTGAGTTGTGTCCAGTGAGTTGCGATTGACCACGAAATCAAGACATTGTTTCGGTTGTCCTTATTTTTTAATGATTGCGCCATAAGTTGTTGGTTATTAGTAAAGATAATTAAGCCGTTGAGGAGTTATTGGCTCTTAATCCTAGTGACTTCAAAGAAGCTAAGAAGGAAAACAAACCAAGATTTAGTCCAAAGTGGGATCGTGATTTCACCCGACGGTTAAAAGACGCATGTTGGGAACATAACCTTCCCTACGTCTACTACTCCTTTTCTGGAAGCTCTAGGTTTAGAGAAAAGTAAGTCTAACAGAAAGAAGATTGGTAGACATTTGGTTCATTGTGTTACCAAAAGAGAATACTTAGACTAAGAGTTAATTGGAGTACTAAGAGTATTAGCTTACCAAGAGTATTAGTTTACTAAGAATCTTATCTTACTAATTAATCTATATGTACTGTCGCCAACAGTTTTTAGGTAGTAGAAAATCCAACGAGATTCCTGGAACAAAAGCATATCTCTAGATGACTAATACGCACGTTATGGGGATAACGGCCAAAGGACACGGTCTTAGATCGATCCTTGGGCAACATAGAAATGAACATATGAGAGCGGCCTGTGGGAGGGTCGCTCTTTCTCTTTGTCACTTTGCTCCAAGGGCCAAAATTAACAGATCTTCTACCAATACTGCACAAAAGGTGTTCAACTAATGGGAGTGCTTGATCTCTCGGGAATGAGATGGAAAAGTCAGCACACACTTAAGTAAGCTCACTCGGCGTTAACCTGTATAGCGATGTCGAAGGGGCGAATCAAAGGAGCAGTTCGGGAGGGCTGCTTCTTTTTTTATTTCTACCGACTGAAACTTGCCATCGCTGGTCTGTAAAAAGCGGGCATGTCCAACGACTCGAGAAACGCTTTTAGTTCTGGCGAGGCTGTGCCAAATATCTCAATTTTTATGATCTCAAAGTGCTCTATAAAATCGCCGAAAAGGGATTCTAGTTTGCCTCCCTCTGAAATATTCTGGCCGTGGATTAA
Coding sequences within it:
- a CDS encoding vWA domain-containing protein, with product MTFGQELYLFALAIPVLGILANIVFRKRIVSLSNRSKVKRVKATFAGVSEIKSGLSQPSKWLFLIGLVFVIIALARPQWGEIHKEVFKRSREVIIAMDLSKSMLAGDIKPNRLERAKLVVESLLDNLQGESVGLIVFAGTAFLQSPMSPDYQILRGFLRDLNPNFIPQGGTNYGAMLETTLDSFRQSDSEADRFLIVISDGESLNQDWTSYVDELNEQNVQAVCLGFGTRDGGLIPAEEGGYHKDQAGAVVLTKLESATLQSLADKTGGVFREANVWVDLASLIEETVKRGKTGETGTTSQSVHIERYQIFLAPGLLLILISLYREFPFTPKPRVVRTRTPLNQ
- a CDS encoding VWA domain-containing protein, producing MDEFALVDPWWLLALIALPVIWILCSRRASAALVLPFAGNWQRSVFAGGSKLSSFFGFAGAALIVISLARPQILDFERQTKSKGYDIMLVLDLSSSMLYEDYKDGLKSINRLQAVKPVLSAFINKRDNDRIGLVAFAGQAYTVAPLTFDHRWLSSQTSRLAIGLIEDGTAIGDGIGVALSRLQEGTKERSGEREGAFIILLTDGANTAGSIEPIAAAELAAENGIRVYTIGAGRDGIVSMPRLNAKGERIGTVRVPSQTDEPTLKEISRITTGEFHRADNSNTIKDAFDSIDKNSKIEFESHQYSVTTELFPYFSIAAGVMLFGALAIGAMNRKEVLS
- a CDS encoding DUF58 domain-containing protein, translated to MSQTESQISDTFESLSSSIAMLRKLEWRVRHAVASVLSGEYKSSFRGKGMEFDQVVKYEYGDDVRDIDWNVTARLGEPYRKKFVEEREVTLVLLFEDTPSLQFGSGERSKREALLELSSLLMLLSAVNGDRVSLLYASPTGYEFTKSSAGRGRVLHTAATLLGKPPPDVLGPQRAVVPWKYLLRAVPRHSIFVWLSDFPDHDQPEGWNVIKKRYQPVGFRIEDPWERALPNRGEQAVYDPVSGRLFNLNGKSVAQKAAHEKWNRDRDSHFKKLFPVDSDRLTLQAGEDALDTVVKLFQKRALRFGRG
- a CDS encoding AAA family ATPase, translating into MSNWAERIRNEVGTAVIGQEIVIERMLVALLANGHVLLEGMPGLAKTLLIKSLGTALGMQFERIQFTPDLLPSDVVGTMIFQPKDGQFVPHRGPVFANMLLADEINRAPAKVQSALLEAMQEKQVTIGGESQALPKPFFVMATQNPVEQEGTYPLPEAQRDRFLFKLIVDYPEQAEEFEMMKRWGQVTRQPELKAVSSGEELLEIREEVDQIHVSEEIQSYILKLVRATRRMAEGENPEQKYLSYGASPRASLSLYQAGRALAWLRGQDHVSPSIIKDVFLDAMRHRVGLTYEAEAEEITPDDALKIVLDRTPLPTNSFA